In Dehalogenimonas sp. THU2, the sequence ATCCGTTTATCCAGCTTTATCGAGATAACCTTATCCCATCCATTAAAGAAGAGAAACCGGACGTCATTGGAATCACTATTGCTGCTGAAAGCCAGTTAATTCCAGCCTTGACCTTATCGCGGATTCTCAAATCCAGCTTTGATAAAGCGCATGTCTGTATCGGCGGGCACGTGGTCACGGTCTTAGCGGATGCGATTACCAAACATGAGCAGTTCTTCAAAGAATTTTTTGACAGCGCAATACTTCACGAAGGGGAACTGCCGCTCCTAAAACTAGTGGAAGCCCTTAAACAACAAACGACGCTCGAGGACGTACCCAACCTCATCTACTATGACGGTGATGGTATCCACACCACTAACATTACGCCTCCCCTGGACATTAACTCATTGCCAACGCCATGTTTTGACGGTCTGAACCTAGAGCGATATTTCGGTCCTGAACCCGTTTTACCGTTACTCTCTTCGAGGGGTTGTTATTGGAATAATTGCGCATTCTGCGGTCATACTCTGGGATGGGGTGGACCTTACCAACCTAGAGATGTATTGAAAGTGATAGGTGATATTGAGTCTTTAGCTCATAAACATGGGATACGCCATTTTGCTTTTTGCGATGAGGGAATTTCACCGGAAGTGCTGTCTAAGCTCTCAGATGAAATTGTGATGCGGGGTTTATCGATCAACTGCTCAACAAATATCAGACTGGAAAAGCAATTTACACCGACATTGTGTCGCAAAATGGCTAGAGCCGGCTTCCGCTTTTTATCGATGGGGTTCGAATCTTGCTGTGATCGTGTGCTACGGCTCATGGTTAAAGGTACTACGAAGAGCATTGCTGCCGAGGTCTGTCGCAACGTTTATGAGTCTGGTATTTGGAATCATGTCTACTTTATGGTGGGATTTCCAGGAGAAACTTTAGGTGAGGCAAAAGAAACAGTCGATTTTCTAATGTCTAGTCAAAATATAATAAGAACGTTTTTCGTCGAATACTTCAACCTTGGGAAAGGGTCGGGTATTTATCGAGATCCCGAAAAATATGGTGTCATAAAAATTAATGATGGGCCAGAAACGGAATTCCACCTAAGCGTCTTATATTCTGTCGAGTCAGGAATATCTGAAATTCAAGCTCGCGAGCTGGCAAGGCATTGCATGCAAAAAATCGCTACGCATTATAAGAGTGCTGATCTACTCGAACTAATTGGGTATCGTTATGACAAAGATTTTATGCTACCCCTTTATCTCGCTCACTTCGAGCAAAGTGACCCGCTATTAACGCACACTATATGCTCACATAATCGAAAAGCCAGTAAGCGGGTCGCCTTTGCACTGACTCTCAATTTCATTCCACGATTAAAACCGAATGTCACAATTGAGCGAATCAATTTCAATTTATCTTCCATTAGAGCAAATATCATCCGCAATGAAGCTAGTGTTGCACTAGCCCACCCCTCAATAACTATTGTTGAACCCGAATCATTAAACGCGCTTTCAATTCCCGATCAAGGACTTGAGATACTTGCTTTGTGTGATGGTAGTAATACCGTGTGGGAGATCATAAACCGACTTTCGAGAAAGTACAGGGCAAGCCCGGAGATGATTGTTGATGACTTTACCAAGTTTGTAGATGCAATGGTCCAAGAAGGCATCGTGGAAAACACCGCGGTCGATTATCAGAGCGCCACGTAAGGTTACACTCCGATACCCAACAAGTCGAGTGTATAGATCCAGACCATACCACCTCCTAATAGCACAAAATACCGGTTGGGTTTCCTTTTACGTTTGTCGGGCGTATAATTACTATTCGTAACAGCAAGTCTGGAGTTCATACACAGGTGTACATCGGGAATGTCGGTGGGTATTAGGCATGCGGTCATTATTCAGGTTGTTGCTCTCAGGTGTACTGGTGATTGGCTTAACTACTGTCACCCTGGAAACATCTACGAAAGCCCAATCGGATAACCTCTATTTTACACAACTATCGGTAGACGAAGGCTTACCGCATAACCTCGTTTACTCAATTATCCAAGACGGCTATGGTTTCTTGTGGTTTGGCACATACGGAGGCTTGTCCAGGTATGATGGAATCAAATTCCGTACCTATGACTTTAACCCCGTAGATGAGTCTTCTCTATCGAGCAATTCGGTATATGTGCTTTTTCTCGACTCCACCGGCCGAATATGGGTAGGCACCGATGGCGGTGGTTTGAATTTGTTTGATCCAGAGACTGATGGTTTCAAGCGGTTTCAGTTTAGCCCAGACAGTACAAGTATCAGCAATAATCAAATAAGGGCTATTGCTGAGGACAAGAATGGTAATATATGGATTGGAACCGCGGAAGGCCTAAATCGCTTAGATCCAACTGCTGGCGCCTTTCAACGATATTACTCTACTGATGACCCTGAGACTGTTAGCAGTAATAACATTTTTAGTCTTTTAGTCGATAGCGACCAGAATTTATGGGTAGGAACCTCAAATGGCTTAAACCGGTATTTGCCTGACTCAGACTCATTTGTTCGGTTTGCCCATGACTCCCAACAAGTTGATAGCATCAGTGACGGTCCTGTTGTCTCATTATACGAAGATGATTCGGGGAGGTTTTGGATTGGCTCATTTATCGGAGGGCTTGATTTATATATTCCAGAAACGAATGCGTTTAAGCATTTCCGGTTCGATCCGATCGATAATAGCTTAAGCGACAATACCGTGTACGCCATCTGTCAAGATGAACTTGGCATGATTTGGATCGGAACAGCGAACGGATTGAATCGTCTAGATCCAACTACAGAACAATTTACCACGTATAAAAATAAACCCGGCGACGCTGCAAGTCTGAGTAACAACAGAATAAGGGCTATTTGCCAGGATAATAGTGGAATTCTTTGGGTTGGTACGTATGGTGGTGGTGTTTGTAAACTCGATCTGAAAAGAAATGCTTTTACTCTTTTCTACAATGTAGCAGGTGATGTGGATAGCCTCAACAACAATCTGGTTTTTGCATTGCTGGAAGACGGACCTGGGTCTGTCTGGGTTGGAACCGATGGCGGAGGCTTAAATCTGCTGTCATCTGAGAACACCTTCAAACAATACCTCTTTAAGGCTGAAAACTTGTTTCAAACAAATATTAACTCTATAAGAGCTCTACACCAAAGTTCTTCGGGTATCCTATGGATAGGTACGTTAGCTGGACTAGTAAAATTCAATCCGACTACTGAGTGCTATAAACACTATCCAATAGGCGGTTCACTAGGGAATTCAATACGAACAATCCTCGAAGACAGTTCGGGGAAGATTTGGTTGGGAACATTCACCGGGGGGCTAGCCCTGTTCGATCCTGTCAAAGAAGGTTTTACCTTTTATACTCACAAGCCTGAAAACGCAAGTAGTATCAGTAATAATACTGTGTACTCAATCGTCGAAGGTGACAATGGTACGTTGTGGGTAGCTACGGGAGACGGATTAAACAGATTCGATCCCGAATCAGGCATTTTTTACAACTACAAGTACCAAAAGGACCTTCCAAACGGTCTTGCCAATAATCAAATATTCGATTTATATAAATCTAGCGATGGTTACCTATACTTGGCGACTAACGGCGGCGGTTTATCGAAATTCGATCTCGCTACTCAACGCTTTGAGACATACACGATGGATGATGGCCTCGCGAGCAATATCGTTTATAGTGTCATTGGAGATGATCGCGGGAATTTATGGTTGGCAACGAATCGTGGTTTAACACGAAGCACAACTGAGGAACATACGTTTATTAATTTTACTCCCTATGCTGGCTTAAAGGAGAGCATATTCAATTGGGGCGCGTGCACCAAAGACAGCGAAGGAAAAATCTATTTCGGGGGGGACTACGGATTCGTTATCGTCGAACCCGACTTACTCGAAACGAACGGTCACATCCCTCCTGTTCATATTACTGATCTTTTTGTTAATGACATTGCACGACATTTTCCCGAATTAGTGGCCGATTATTCAATATTGGAATTGAAATACACAGAAAACTCCATTTCAATTGGCTTCACAGCGCTTGATTACACTGATCCTACGAAAAATAGCTACCGATATATGCTTGAAGGCTTTGATAAGACCTGGCATTTTACAGACTATAGCCAGCCATTTGCCACTTATACTAACCTAGATCCCGGTACATACGTATTTAAAGTTTGGGGGTCGAACAACGATGGAATATGGACCGAAATCAGCACTGACTTGACCATCACAATTGCCTATCCATTTTGGCAGACGTGGTGGTTTTCATTAATGGCAGGTTTTATTGTTTTGAGCATCGTCTACTCTGGTTACCGACTGAGGGTGAAAGCTCTTTCCGATCAACGTAACCGCTTGGAAGCCAAAGTTATAGAACGCACACACGAACTCGAAAAACAATACAAAAAAGAAAAGGCGCTCCACGAAGAGCTTGAACGAGAAGTAAAACGGCGAATTCAATTTACCCGCGCTTTGGTACATGAACTTAAAACCCCCTTGACTCCAATGGTCTCTGCAAGTGATGCCTTGGCGAATGGACTGCAGATACCACTATGGCATAACTTGGCAGAGCAGCTTAGACAAGGAGCAGTCAGCCTCAACCACAGAATCGATGAACTACTCGATCTAGCGAAGGGAGAAATTGGGATTCTCACCATTAAAGCGGAGCCTACTGACATAAAAGAGTTGCTTGAAGACATTACAGCTTTTGTTTCCATTCAAGCGCAAAAACAGCACCATACGCTGTCACTTGAATTGACCGAACCCATCCCGCAAGTTTCGTTAGATCGAGAACGTATCTGGCAGGTGATCTTGAATCTGTTAAATAACGCATTCAAATTTACACCAGATGGGGGAAAGATTTGCCTTCATGCGGAAGTAAAGGGAGAGATGCTCGTTGTCTCTGTGCATGATAACGGGGCAGGCTTTACATTGGAACAACAGAGAAGGTTATTTGAACCATATCACCAGAATGCCTACGATCGGGAAAGACTGAGCGGTCTTGGAATAGGACTTGCCTTATCGAAGATCCTTGTTGAACTACATGGTGGGACCATCGAGGTACGGAGTATTCGGAACAAAGGTAGCCATGTTTGGTTTAATGTCCCGATTAACGGGTAAAAAATGGGGGGACAACGATGAAGATTCTTATCATTGAAGATGATCAGGCAATCATTGACAATGTGACATTGATCCTACAAATGGGCTGGCCGACTATCGAGATCATACCGGCTCGCCTAGCCGGCCGTGGGCTGCAGCTCATTGAAAGCAAGAAACCAGATTTGGTGATCCTGGATCTCGGGCTACCTGATATGAGTGGTTTTGATACACTAAAACAAATTCGATTATTTTCTCGAATACCGGTATTAGTACTCACAGTTCGCGGGGATGAAAAGGACATTGTTCAAGGATTAGCTTTAGGAGCTGATGATTATATTGTCAAACCATTCAAACAGATGGAACTATTAGCACGAGTGAAAGCTTTACTCAGGCGAACTTCAACGCCCGAGGAAGATATAGGAATTAAAGCCGGTTGTTTGAGATTTGGCCGTTCGATTACAGAATTGCTTTATAGTGGCCAAAAGTTGCAATTGACAGTAACTGAAGGAAAGATAATTCATCACTTGATGCGGATAACTGGGCAGGTAGTAACATATAAATCGCTCGCCGAAACTCTTTGGGGCGAAGAATATCCGGGCGCCCGGCAAAGTCTAAAGGTATACGTAAATCACCTAAGAAAAAAACTCGATTCGATCGGTGCTTCCCAAGCGGTAATACAAAATGAAGCTGGCATAGGTTATATCCTTATCACTGATTCGCCTTCTGCATACTAATCAGACTTCAGTACTTCTTTCCCAACCTCAACCGATTTGAGGTTCTATTAACTGAATACCCTTCAGCTGCTGGCCGGGCGAAAGAGACAACTTAGGCGGTCTGGCAGTCTGGTGAAGGGCTGTCCCCTTTTTCCTAACACCCACAGGTTGGGTGTTTTACTCCTCACCCCCTTCCATTCGCCGTCACTCACTATCGAATTACAACCCGTCCATTACCACATCATTACTTTATATTACCGATTAGTTCCTGGCCATCGATTATGCTTATTGCCAGACGTCATATTGCTTCAACTAAATGCAAGTGCGACTTTAGTTCCCTGTATCGAAACGGTTGCGGGCATCAGGCATCAAGCTCGCGGCTAGAGGAGGCGCAATGATTGTTGAAATGGTACTGGCCTGTTTCATGATCGGTGTTTCAATGGTGGCCGCCGGCCGCATCCGCACCGAATCTACCCGCCGCGACAACTAACAGAATTTTAGAGTGCGAGGAATAAGATGATGATGATTATGGAGAAGGCGGTCGTCAAGGTTAAAACCAGCGGCGCCGAGGCCCTGCTTGAGCCGCCGAAGATGAATTCGGTCACCCTAGAATACTACCTCCGGGGCCTTCATTATCCCGCTGGAAAAGCTGAAATCATCGCCCATGCTGAATCCAGCGGCGCGCCGGGCAATGTCATGGCTTTCTTCGTCAACCGCCTGCCGTCGCGGCAATTCCAGTCGGCATCGGACATCAGCTTCACCGTCTTCGTCAGTTCTTACATGTTCGGCCAGGACTAGCTAACCTTAACAACTTAATCGTCGTTCTCGGGCAAGCCTCACGGTGGGGGAAACCAGGGTGCCGGGCTGTTGCGACCAGTCTGGCTTAATAAGCTGTGAAACCCCTCCCGTGGGCTCCCTGGGTGTAATCGGGGTTCACCGCGGGGCTTGCCCACCCTTTAAAACGCCTTTCCTTCATAGGAGAGAAAATGGTCATCGATATAATCAAAGAAACCAGGCCGGCGCTCACTCCCAACGCCCTCAGGGTGCTGGAGAAGCGCTACCTCCGTCGCAACCGCCGGGGCGAGCTTATAGAGACGCCGGAAGAGATGTTCCGCCGCGTCGCTCAGGCCGTAGCCTCAGCCGAACTCATCTATGATCCTCTGGCCGATACCGACATCATGGCCGGCGAGTTCTACCGGCTGATGACCTCGCTTGAATTCCTGCCCAACTCACCCACCCTCCTTAACGCCGGCACCGCAGTGGGGCAATTATCATCCTGTTTCGTCCTGCCGGTGCCCGATTCCATCGAAGAGACCTTCGACGCGGTGAAGTACACCGCTCTGATCCACAAGAGTGGCGGCGGCATCGGCTTCGATGTCTCCAGGGTCCGGCCCAGGGGGGCAGCGGTAGGCGAACACCTGGATGCCGCCGGCGGCCCGGTGGCTCTTGTCCACGTCATCGCCGGCGCGGCCGATTACATCCGCCAGGGCGGCATACGGCGCGGCTGCAACTCGGTGGTCATGAGCGTCACTCACCCGGATATCCTTCATTTCATTAAAGCCAAGTCCGATCCCAACGTCCTGACCAATTTCTACAACTCCGTCTCGGTCACTGATGACTTCATGACCCGGGTCAGGAATGGAGAGGATTACTTCCTTATCGATCCCAACACCGGGGAGGAAACCGGACGCCTTAACGCCCGGTCGGTATTTGCCCGCATCATCGACCAAGCCTGGCGCACCGGTGATCCGGGGCTGGTCTTCACCGACCGGGTCAACCGCGACAATCCCACCCCCGCCCTCGGCCGGATGGAGACGGTCACCGGCTGCGGCGAGCAGGCACTCCTGCCCTACGAGTCCTGCAACCTCGGCTCCATCAACCTGGTCCGCATGCTCCGACGGGACAGCGGGACGCTCTCTATTGACTACGACCGGCTGGCGCGGGTGGTCAAAACCGCCGTCAGGTTCCTCGACAACGTCATCGACATCAATAAGTTCCCGGTGCCGGCCGTCGAGGCGGCCACCAGGCGCACCAGGAAAATCGGCCTCGGGGTCATGGGCTTTGCCGACATGCTCATCCGCCTGGGCATCCCCTACAACTCCACCCGGGCTATCACCGTGGCCGAGGAAGTCATGGAGTTTATCAACGATAAAGCCCATGAAGCCTCCCGCGAACTGGCTCTGACTCGAGGCGTCTTTCCCGCCTGGAGTGGCAGCGTCTATGAGCAGCGCGGCCTTCTCATGCGCAACGCCTGCTGCACCACCATCGCCCCCACCGGCACGCTCTCTATCATCGCCGGGGTGTCCTCAGGCATCGAACCGATTTTCGCCACCGTGTTTATCAGGAACATCCTCGATGGCGAGAACCTGCTTGAGGTCAATCCCTACTTCGAGGAAGTCGCCAGAGAGAGGGGCTTCTTCACCCCGGAGCTCATCGAGCAGCTGGTCACCTCCAACCACCTCCAGGATAGAAAAGATGTCCCTGAGGATGTCCGGAAGGTCTTCGTCACCGCCCACCGGGTATCGCCGCAGTGGCACGTGCGCATCCAGGCCGCATTCCAGAGACATACCGACAATGCCGTTAGTAAGACGGTCAACTTCCCGCATCAGGCCTCCCGGAGCGATATCGCTAGCGTCTTCATGATGGCGTGGGATTGGGGCTTGAAAGGCATGACTGTCTATAGGGACCGGAGCCGCCAGTCACAGCCGCTGTGTACAAGCGAGACAGGATTGGACCTGGTCAAAGCATTATTTCAAAGCCCGTAAGGAGAAATGCAAATGACGATTACCTTGGACCGCACCCAGGCAAAAGAGACCGCCACGCCCCCCGGATTTCACCGTTGTCTGGATATGTCCGTCGCCGAGTTGGGAACCTGCCTTGACGGCATTTCCTATCCGGCCACCAAGCATGATCTGTTGAGCCAGGCCCGCCGCAACGGCGCCAAACCGGACGTCCTGACTTTCCTGCACCTGTTGCCTGAAAGTAAATACCACCAGTTCTACGACATCGCCTTCATGGCCTGGTCGTTTTTGCTGGTTTAAATAGGTCTCTCCAGTGTAGGAATTTAGCGCCCACGGACATGGGACCGGTAGTATTAAAAATGAAAGAAGGAGGGTAAACACAATGTCCAAGTTCCATTCCACGGTTAGCAGAAGAGATTTTATGAAAAGTCTGGGTCTGGTCGGCGCCGGGATTGCATCGTCAACCGCTATTACCCCGAAAGTATTTGATCTGGATGAACTAGCTGCGTCTGGGGAAATAAGAAAATACCCCTGGTTTGTCAAAGAAATCGGGTTTAAAAACCCTACGGTCGAAGTCGACTGGAAACTCCTTAAATCGTATGACAGTAACAACGTCTATAAATTTACCACCGAAGAAACTGAACAGATGGTTCAGAACCAATTGAATACCATGAAAAAAGGGGTAGCGAATAATACACCGGGAATGACTTTGCGCGATTTCGCGGTTCTCGAAGGGTTGAGGACAACGATGCTCTCGGTCCCGTTAACTCGTGATGAACCGAGCTTCAATTATACAACCACGGCGCCCTCAAAACCTGCCGGATACACGAGAAAAGATTTGGGCTGGCCCAAGTGGGAGCTTAACCCGGAAGAAAATCTTCGAACATTAGCGTCCGCAATCCATTTATTCGGTGGCCGTGATATCAGCGCGATAGAAGTTGATGAGGATGTAAAAAAGATATTCTTTTCAAACGCTTCCAATAAAGCTATTCGTTTCGAAGATATCGATGCTCCGATAGAGACGGCGTCATCCATATCCATTCCCAATAAATGCAAATGGATGGTGGTGTTTACGATTCCCCAATCAAGACTTTCAGGATTTTCTCATGTGACAACGGGTAAATATGGCGTCTATGGCGGATATTCGGATGCGGCGGTAATGATGACCCGTATTCAGGGATTCATCAGGGCAATGGGTTGGCTCGCAGTCAATAAAGGAGGAGGGACAGGCAGCCAAATAGCTTCAAACACCGGTTTCGGTGTTGTCGCTGGAAATGGCGAACTCGGCCGATGTGACTATGTCCTGTCGCCGAAATACGGGGCACTTATCCGTCTCACTGAGTTTTTCCTTACCGATATGCCGTTGAGTCCCACGCCTCCCATTGATGCCGGGATGTGGCGATTCTGTCAGACGTGTAAGAAATGCGGCTCCATGTGCCCTTCTTCCGCGATCAGTCTCGAAAATGAACCGACATGGGAACCATCAGGACCATGGAACGGAACTGGCAGGAAATGCTATCCAATCAACTATAAACTGTGTTTGCCGTGGCGGGGTATGCCAGGACACGGCGCTGAGGCAGGAACCGGTGGCTGCAGTCAATGTCAAGTTGCCTGCGTCTTTACCAAACTGAACGACTCATCGATCCATGATGTCATCAAAGGCACCGTAGCCACGACTGGGATTTTTGATAGCTTTTTCCGCACCATGGACGATGCATTTGGTTACGGGAAAGGCTTCACCTCGCCGATTAATGAAATCTTCTTCAGCCCGGAACAGTGGTGGAACCGTGACCTGGATAAATTCCCCTTCAAGGGACGGGTCGTAGGCGACGGGTGGGAATAAACTTCTAGTTCATGCTTTACCAATTGAAAAAGCGATGAAGAAACAGAGATTAGAAGGGAGGCTATTAAAACGTATTACGCCAAAAACATTTAGCACTATGGTTAGTTTTATTCTCTTACCATAAACATCGTTGACAATAATACCGGTAATAGAAAGGGAGACCTATGTTTCATTCAACGTTAAGCCGCAGAGATTTTATGAAAGCCCTGGGAGTATCCAGTGCAGGCGTAGGAGTCAGTTCATTAACCCCGATTTTCCAAGATTTAGACGAGGCAATGGCTGCTCCTTCCGCAAGTCTTAAAAGACCATGGTGGGTTAAAGAACGAGAAATTGGTAATCCAACGGTTGAAGTCGATTGGTCTTTAATCAATCGCCATGATAACACCAAAGCGCTCGTGGGTGGAGGATTTGGTCCTATTGTTGGCGCTGAATTGCAGGCAAAATTAAAGGCTGAAACCAATGCATTGCAGTTATCTGACGTCAAGAATAACACGCCTGGGGCAACCCATAAGGATTGGGCATTGTACTCGGCATGCGGTTCATTTGTTGATCAATCAGTGATGAACTATGTTCAGGCAACTGCAAATTGGCAGCCTGGCACGGCTCCCCAAGTTTTCACCTGGACCGCTCCGCCTACCCCCGAATATTTCGGGACCACGCAATTCAAAGGTACGCCCGAGGAAAATTCCAAAATGCTCAGGGCTGCCATGCGTTTTATGGGAGCTTCACAGGTAATGTTTGGGGAACTTGCTGAACACGAAAGAAAGTTGATATTCACCAAACATAACCGCACGAAAAAAGAAATCGTCTTTGAGAACGTTGAAAAGGGATACGAGACAGATAAAAAACACGTCGTGCCTGATAAACCTCTTTGGATCGTGTCAGTAGCCATACAGATGTCTAAGGAGCTTTTCCGCCAAGGCAGAAGCCCCCTCCGCACAGCAGCAAACGGAAGTCGGTATTACCAGTGGAAAGGTGTTCAGGCTAGAACGCAGGCATTTTTGAATGTCTTGGGATATCAGGGCATAGGATATCCAGAGTTTAGCACTGGAGTGATGCCATCCCAGGCGGATGCGATTCTTTGTGGTTTCTCGGAGGGAGCAAGAAACAACAATGTAACAATTAGTCCGGAATTTGGCACGGTTGTCGGATACTTCAGTCTCCTTACAGATCTACCGCTTGCTC encodes:
- a CDS encoding PqqD family peptide modification chaperone, encoding MIQKDFNIEAYDIMLSEKYLNDLTRTLAQKFALLEKKSRLEPGTEQRLYNNIYMAKSVVGTLVTKVEAAKRKIRNGETFYSPIELSHARETLNQTFSVISAAYAPTSLSFAPLEMPSFTGSFESLVSATRNHAENPFIQLYRDNLIPSIKEEKPDVIGITIAAESQLIPALTLSRILKSSFDKAHVCIGGHVVTVLADAITKHEQFFKEFFDSAILHEGELPLLKLVEALKQQTTLEDVPNLIYYDGDGIHTTNITPPLDINSLPTPCFDGLNLERYFGPEPVLPLLSSRGCYWNNCAFCGHTLGWGGPYQPRDVLKVIGDIESLAHKHGIRHFAFCDEGISPEVLSKLSDEIVMRGLSINCSTNIRLEKQFTPTLCRKMARAGFRFLSMGFESCCDRVLRLMVKGTTKSIAAEVCRNVYESGIWNHVYFMVGFPGETLGEAKETVDFLMSSQNIIRTFFVEYFNLGKGSGIYRDPEKYGVIKINDGPETEFHLSVLYSVESGISEIQARELARHCMQKIATHYKSADLLELIGYRYDKDFMLPLYLAHFEQSDPLLTHTICSHNRKASKRVAFALTLNFIPRLKPNVTIERINFNLSSIRANIIRNEASVALAHPSITIVEPESLNALSIPDQGLEILALCDGSNTVWEIINRLSRKYRASPEMIVDDFTKFVDAMVQEGIVENTAVDYQSAT
- a CDS encoding two-component regulator propeller domain-containing protein; the encoded protein is MIGLTTVTLETSTKAQSDNLYFTQLSVDEGLPHNLVYSIIQDGYGFLWFGTYGGLSRYDGIKFRTYDFNPVDESSLSSNSVYVLFLDSTGRIWVGTDGGGLNLFDPETDGFKRFQFSPDSTSISNNQIRAIAEDKNGNIWIGTAEGLNRLDPTAGAFQRYYSTDDPETVSSNNIFSLLVDSDQNLWVGTSNGLNRYLPDSDSFVRFAHDSQQVDSISDGPVVSLYEDDSGRFWIGSFIGGLDLYIPETNAFKHFRFDPIDNSLSDNTVYAICQDELGMIWIGTANGLNRLDPTTEQFTTYKNKPGDAASLSNNRIRAICQDNSGILWVGTYGGGVCKLDLKRNAFTLFYNVAGDVDSLNNNLVFALLEDGPGSVWVGTDGGGLNLLSSENTFKQYLFKAENLFQTNINSIRALHQSSSGILWIGTLAGLVKFNPTTECYKHYPIGGSLGNSIRTILEDSSGKIWLGTFTGGLALFDPVKEGFTFYTHKPENASSISNNTVYSIVEGDNGTLWVATGDGLNRFDPESGIFYNYKYQKDLPNGLANNQIFDLYKSSDGYLYLATNGGGLSKFDLATQRFETYTMDDGLASNIVYSVIGDDRGNLWLATNRGLTRSTTEEHTFINFTPYAGLKESIFNWGACTKDSEGKIYFGGDYGFVIVEPDLLETNGHIPPVHITDLFVNDIARHFPELVADYSILELKYTENSISIGFTALDYTDPTKNSYRYMLEGFDKTWHFTDYSQPFATYTNLDPGTYVFKVWGSNNDGIWTEISTDLTITIAYPFWQTWWFSLMAGFIVLSIVYSGYRLRVKALSDQRNRLEAKVIERTHELEKQYKKEKALHEELEREVKRRIQFTRALVHELKTPLTPMVSASDALANGLQIPLWHNLAEQLRQGAVSLNHRIDELLDLAKGEIGILTIKAEPTDIKELLEDITAFVSIQAQKQHHTLSLELTEPIPQVSLDRERIWQVILNLLNNAFKFTPDGGKICLHAEVKGEMLVVSVHDNGAGFTLEQQRRLFEPYHQNAYDRERLSGLGIGLALSKILVELHGGTIEVRSIRNKGSHVWFNVPING
- a CDS encoding response regulator transcription factor gives rise to the protein MKILIIEDDQAIIDNVTLILQMGWPTIEIIPARLAGRGLQLIESKKPDLVILDLGLPDMSGFDTLKQIRLFSRIPVLVLTVRGDEKDIVQGLALGADDYIVKPFKQMELLARVKALLRRTSTPEEDIGIKAGCLRFGRSITELLYSGQKLQLTVTEGKIIHHLMRITGQVVTYKSLAETLWGEEYPGARQSLKVYVNHLRKKLDSIGASQAVIQNEAGIGYILITDSPSAY
- a CDS encoding DUF2795 domain-containing protein — its product is MMMIMEKAVVKVKTSGAEALLEPPKMNSVTLEYYLRGLHYPAGKAEIIAHAESSGAPGNVMAFFVNRLPSRQFQSASDISFTVFVSSYMFGQD
- a CDS encoding adenosylcobalamin-dependent ribonucleoside-diphosphate reductase produces the protein MVIDIIKETRPALTPNALRVLEKRYLRRNRRGELIETPEEMFRRVAQAVASAELIYDPLADTDIMAGEFYRLMTSLEFLPNSPTLLNAGTAVGQLSSCFVLPVPDSIEETFDAVKYTALIHKSGGGIGFDVSRVRPRGAAVGEHLDAAGGPVALVHVIAGAADYIRQGGIRRGCNSVVMSVTHPDILHFIKAKSDPNVLTNFYNSVSVTDDFMTRVRNGEDYFLIDPNTGEETGRLNARSVFARIIDQAWRTGDPGLVFTDRVNRDNPTPALGRMETVTGCGEQALLPYESCNLGSINLVRMLRRDSGTLSIDYDRLARVVKTAVRFLDNVIDINKFPVPAVEAATRRTRKIGLGVMGFADMLIRLGIPYNSTRAITVAEEVMEFINDKAHEASRELALTRGVFPAWSGSVYEQRGLLMRNACCTTIAPTGTLSIIAGVSSGIEPIFATVFIRNILDGENLLEVNPYFEEVARERGFFTPELIEQLVTSNHLQDRKDVPEDVRKVFVTAHRVSPQWHVRIQAAFQRHTDNAVSKTVNFPHQASRSDIASVFMMAWDWGLKGMTVYRDRSRQSQPLCTSETGLDLVKALFQSP
- a CDS encoding DUF2795 domain-containing protein, whose amino-acid sequence is MTITLDRTQAKETATPPGFHRCLDMSVAELGTCLDGISYPATKHDLLSQARRNGAKPDVLTFLHLLPESKYHQFYDIAFMAWSFLLV
- a CDS encoding reductive dehalogenase, which translates into the protein MKSLGLVGAGIASSTAITPKVFDLDELAASGEIRKYPWFVKEIGFKNPTVEVDWKLLKSYDSNNVYKFTTEETEQMVQNQLNTMKKGVANNTPGMTLRDFAVLEGLRTTMLSVPLTRDEPSFNYTTTAPSKPAGYTRKDLGWPKWELNPEENLRTLASAIHLFGGRDISAIEVDEDVKKIFFSNASNKAIRFEDIDAPIETASSISIPNKCKWMVVFTIPQSRLSGFSHVTTGKYGVYGGYSDAAVMMTRIQGFIRAMGWLAVNKGGGTGSQIASNTGFGVVAGNGELGRCDYVLSPKYGALIRLTEFFLTDMPLSPTPPIDAGMWRFCQTCKKCGSMCPSSAISLENEPTWEPSGPWNGTGRKCYPINYKLCLPWRGMPGHGAEAGTGGCSQCQVACVFTKLNDSSIHDVIKGTVATTGIFDSFFRTMDDAFGYGKGFTSPINEIFFSPEQWWNRDLDKFPFKGRVVGDGWE
- a CDS encoding reductive dehalogenase, whose protein sequence is MFHSTLSRRDFMKALGVSSAGVGVSSLTPIFQDLDEAMAAPSASLKRPWWVKEREIGNPTVEVDWSLINRHDNTKALVGGGFGPIVGAELQAKLKAETNALQLSDVKNNTPGATHKDWALYSACGSFVDQSVMNYVQATANWQPGTAPQVFTWTAPPTPEYFGTTQFKGTPEENSKMLRAAMRFMGASQVMFGELAEHERKLIFTKHNRTKKEIVFENVEKGYETDKKHVVPDKPLWIVSVAIQMSKELFRQGRSPLRTAANGSRYYQWKGVQARTQAFLNVLGYQGIGYPEFSTGVMPSQADAILCGFSEGARNNNVTISPEFGTVVGYFSLLTDLPLAPNNPIDAGYFRFCHTCRKCANECPTQAISHESEPNWDIPKSSLAPDKPPTWSVPGKKVFHTDLPLCFTQFGQHPGCGTCMGTCTHNVNGTAGIHEIVKATLSTTSLFNEFLWRADDTFGYGVIPVEDREKWWDYDFPTYGYSTNLMSHHGGYNK